One Pectinophora gossypiella chromosome 10, ilPecGoss1.1, whole genome shotgun sequence genomic window, TAAAACGTCTAACGACAAAAAAAATCGATCAATTACTTCCATAATTTAGATTCCAGAAAGTCATATATGTGTGTGTTGTAATAGATAGACAACacaaatatatgtttttattttaatgctaACTCCAACATAATAGTCGTAGACCAGTCAATGCAATGATGGTGATTTTATCTCTCTATTTAGCGTCACGGTGGTCCTGTGATTtacaggcttgcttctcaaacggggagcgccgattcgaatcccggtactggagttgcactaatgagttttattaatttaacttaagTATAGTTTTAACAAATACAATTGCTCgacatacggctcaccacctatcatgttagtgtaacagaaagctcggtgaagaatggatacttagttcatcttgcgatggatacacCTCTGTCTATATACTTGGGGGGActtagtcgtgaacttatgttatctTGGATACAaatccgatataaaaaaaattacattaattatcaAAAGTGAGAATGAAAATCAAAAGAGATTTATTGCAATTTTACTGTACAAAAAAAGATGCCATAGGTATATTacgtataaaaaagaaaaaaaatacagttcttaggtacaatttaaccCAATCGGGCGTGCAACATTACGTAGGTAAAATCATTACCTACTGATGATTATTAATTATGAATCATTCAAACGGTTATCAGTATCggcataaattaatatataggTATGCAATCCTTGATTCATGACTGTCTTAAGTCTATTGAAAATCGCTATTCGCTAACAGTCAGAACAACACACGAGGTGTTAATTTAGTAACAAATTCTAAATTCCTACTCAAAATTTTCGCTCGCATAAATGGATTATTGAGTGTTTTCcggaaattaattataataagctTATACATACTGACGCATATTACACGGATACTGTGGCTTGTTTCACAGGAAACTATGCTATTTAGCAGAAACAATAATTGCTAGTCAATAAtgaaaacctcgtaagcgcCTTCTTGAAATATCATATTTGGATAGGTATGATTTTTGCCAATAAATATCTCAATACAGGTAAAAAGTAATccaatagtaatttcgtgtcttTACGTTCAgaaaaaagtgactgatttgactagttggaaactagcctaaaaaATATGTGATTAATTGGCTACTTCACAATTTTCagataagtatattaaaaataaccaaCGCGTtacataatagaaaaaaataaattcttcaTGAATTGCAAATTTCGCAATTTCACGTGACACGGTGGTCACGAGACATTTTGCccaatgacgtcacatttcaataaacaaagaaactgtcaaacagtaagTAGACTGACGgatagcttttgtttattttgagacaagtgacgtcacacgaagttgAATCGGGTCTGATAATACACAGATAATAAAACGCATTATTATGTTGTAAAAACAAAtgttcttaataaaaataaaactattggaTTTGACAAACTACCATATCagacatattttcatatttaattgttacaactgtcaaatagccaatGCTTACGTGAGTAATCTCAAATAGTAATAGGCGTACgtactttttacaaaaaaataaaccgtTTTGTTTTTTACTAAGCCATGTGCCGAATAATGCAGCGAGATATCTGGGGGATTTCTACCGTTTGCCCACTGCTAGACACGCGGATCGTCTTGTTTTAGATAAGTATTTttcaataagtatattatttacattgttCACACTGTCATATACACAACTATTAAGGTATATAACAGCCTTAGTGACCTGGTGGCaaataatatagaataatactacaaatACAACGGTAACTCTATTGGGCTGATTTCCTaagcaggttggaaggtcagacagacagtcgcttctgtaaaaaaccggacttgtcaatcGCGGTAAGCGGAGTgcgtgaaaatgggataacccTATCGATAttattcaaattgtttttttttttggtctattattaacttaagattaattaaattgttgtGATTGACATAAAGTATACTGATTACTTACTAGGAAGTTTGTTTGTATTTTCAGAAATAAACGAATTGTTTTTGTCCGAGAGCAAACCTTTACACATAAAACtgattattttgtaagtattgtacACAAACAGGTAAAAGAagacaaacaaaacaacacaaaTAAAGATGTAAACCCCCTGAccctgtattcacaaataaagattttgattggATTTGAACACGATGtctttttatatcttttttttttcaataaactaGCTACTAAATAAACATCAATTTTGCTCAATATATAAGTTACGGAAGTTGACGGATAAAGGTCGGAAGTAGAAAACATTTTATGAAATTTGCTAAGATAAATTACCATTTTGACTGATTACTTTTTGTGGCTAATACCTTTCCAAGTTTGTCAATAATACTAATCGACTTTTATCTTTCGATATGgagttgtcaaaaaaaaaacatttttgatgaAAAACATTCTGGTTACATACGTATTTACATAAATTCCCGCCCTCAGTCCCTTATCCACAATAAGAGTAACTTGAAACCAGTTTAAAATTCGTAATCCTTCAATGAACCTTTTATCAGAGTTCTatcttttttattcataattcataatttattcataaacaaTATCATTGTATGCGAATGTCAGGTATTCGCTTCCAATCCAGTTTAGAATGATTTTGATTCTGTTTCATTTCTTCTTCCTATGTTCCTAACGCGAGTTCTGCGTCAATGACGCCACACCACGCCAacaccctggtgtcatggttactattcaACCGCGAGAGACCCTTGTCaaggctcatttaacgactattataatttaataagtacttCAATAAATTGTAACCGGGCGCCAGTGGCAACTAAACGTGTATGTACTCGTACTTCCGAATAATCAAATGATTCAGCCTAAAATGTTCTAATCAAAGAACAGTGAGTGAGTGGATAGTGACACAAAattgtttgtgaagtgtgtcCTTGCTAGGAATCAAACTCAAAACCTGCGAATCGAACTGAATCGGAAACCGAGCACACCTCGGGCATTTCGTAGAAAAATCGAATTTACCTTGTGCTGACTTACTGAATAGACAGACCGCGCGCTCTCTCTTTTTCTTCTTAGCGGTTTACGACCGttttgactaaagtaagacctgtgtgtaagacccagagggggtgaagtgaATCTGGCTTggcgcccgatacaaattgtttcggggcggagagttatcaTTCTATATATCtgcttagcgttatcccgttttgacagggtccgcttatctaacttgaagatttgacaggtccaaatCCACTGTCTATCTGCCCTTcgaacctgcgaagggaaaaccagccctgtAGAGTTTCTgttatacttattaatattctatttgtactattattctttattctatgccaccagaaaacggaggctgttatattccTTAATAAGTAGTTGTGTACATGACAGGGTGCTCAATCATTTGTAAAATCCATCTAAAATTATTATGCCCGACCCCAGAGTCGCTAGTGCCCACATCAAACCCTCCACTCCAAAGGTAAACGTTCATTTAGCTAGCCCTGAAAGAGGGCATTAATCAAACGCCTAATAACTATGCAACATCTGCGCTTGAGTACAAAGTTTATTACTTTCCAGTTCATTTTATTACCTCTACTCTTTTACTGCACCTTTATGTATGAAATACGAAGTCTTTGATTCGAAATTAATTagcttttaaatataaatattcgaAAGCTTTGACTTTACATGGGTTTCTGCTTAAGAGATGAATTTCCTCGTGTGAGTAATTTTGCGGGCTTTTATTTAGCATTACCtaaatgtatcatcatcattataaacttttaagtatgtattaaaattatctataattGATATtgattttaagtttacgcggttattatcataattaaaacacataataacgggttcttaccgcgtttaaatggggatatgagactcccgatatttcgacactgttgcaagtgccatgatcacgggatgactgatgagattggagtggagtaggtagatccataattttctacgggcagacatatctgtctaccctctttctttgccgcttgtttgttttgtttgtttttgatatcggaatgttcggaaccatctgaactcacaccaaactcactacgacaaaccgcactcactgtgtcctcacgttttttcaccacattaggccgtttcaagctttttacaacacctactactggattccacatggtcgataatttgaacccgtcttccctgttgaaatttttatgttttctgatttcaatagcctcttttacgagtctggggatgtaatgacgttctgtcgataatatttgtggattgttaaactcgatccagtggatcttgcaacagtgtcgggagtctcatatctccatttaaacgcggtaagaacccgttattatgtgttttaattgataTTGAGTTCCACGAGCCAATTATGAAATCATGAAGATCATTGGGCTCATTAAAATTCAATGGCTCAATAAAGGCTCGAATATCAAAACTCAAAAGCGACATCGCTTTTCAATTATATTATGCTCATTCGAAAGAGACTTTAAATTCGGCTTGTTGTGCAATAAGTCAGCATTTAAAATAACATGGTTCAAAAAGGTTTACCAAATTGTGTGCTTAAAGTGAAGTTAAACCTTACAACTATTacttttcaacttttttttctattttgttatagAGAACAcagcaaaaacatatttttcgaTTAAGTATCTTGTAAATTTTGGTAAATGTACCTGTGTTTTGCCTTTGGACAGCCACACCGGCTTAAgtagttaattattattaactatgCTACAGGTGATCATATTGTCGCTGATGTCGCGAATTAACGTATCTGAAATCTTAATTCTGAAATAAGACataaatcactttagcaaaaaattacagataGGTACGTCAGCTAGTAAAACAGCCACGatatactttattataaaaaaacgctGGTGTTGAAATGAAACCACTTTTGTCTATATATTtaggtaattataatttacaaatcATCGTTAATTTTTAAAGATTCCTTTATACTGCTGTCCCAATTAGTTGGATCACCAAGTGCATACGGTTGAAATGAACGGGTTAATAAATAGTACTGTCCCCTTGCTCTGAAAATAatcaaatgttttaatataagaaTAAGTGTGTCTGAATGTAGAATTACTGTTGAAAATTAAAAGATTGAACACACATAAGATAATGAATTTGACCATATTAGGACttatagttcatcttgtgatggatgtacttcttaATACACTAATTGAGATGCAACCTTGAGATTATGTCATGTTATCTTAAaggcagaaaaataaaaaagtacttataaaaaatcccCGCGAAATAAGAAGTGACACGCTTCATTGACTCAACTACCATCATAAGAACAATTTTTCACTTACGAtaacaacgacctccgtggtccagtgcttgagcgttgggctcatgatcccgaggtcccgggttcgattcccagtgggaacgtatcacaaaaattactttatgattcctagtttgtttaggacattacatgctaatcacctgattgtccgaaagtaagatgatccgtgctttggaaggcacgttaaagcgttggtcccggtttactacttactgatgtaagtaagtagtcgttacatgagccatgtcaggagcctttgggggctcaatagtaaccctcataccaggattgatgaggttggtactccatcttacaatccacatgatagaagaagacttacgtATAATTTAGCTTCAATCCGCTCATGTTTATTCTCCTTTTGTTGTCATATTCAATCCTTTCGTAACTTTCCCAATATATTGAAGTGTACGCCGCTCCTTCGTCCGTGATGGAGTCCGAGTAATACAATATGGAACGATGATGTGCGCATAAACCTTAAAAAAGTGAAATTACACATGTCCTTAAAACTATGATATCTGTCCGacctttttatataataaacacacacacacacagaaattacaaacataacaacaacaGTGTGTTTTTATAcgataaagctcggtgaggcgtaggtcttgcgatggatgtacctctggcaaCCCAATGgggattttatttatatattattacagtCGGGAGcttaatgttatgttaaaaataagcTCTTCTAAACACTAATTACAATGAGTTCAGGATTCAGAACCTTATTACAGTACGAGAGGCAatagcgtgaaagagaggaggcctttaCCTAGCAGTGGATACAGGTAGTTAGATAAAGAGGCAAAGCCAATGTTATCCCTTAGACTAAGTTCATAGATTGTAGTCCACTCTATACTTTTTACGCGGAAGTTACCTATGCTAAACATCCAATAGTGTGGGGTATTTTGTGAACCCTGGATTTTTAATTACAGGAAcaccttttttaattattcatgaaattttttgctACCCAATTTTTGTCGTGTGAAATTAAATGGGCATTCTTAtcattttaaaactatatttttttaaaaaagggaAATACCTCTTTGGTCATCACAACCTGGTTGTATTCTTCCTCCGTTGGGATAGAAGTCGACATGACCTAAAGGAACTCGATAACCCCAGGAATTCGTTGAGGAATGAATAACTTCGACATAGCGGGCATCACTTGAATCAAGACGCTGGTTTTCCAGACTGAATTTGTAAAGAGGTAATGCTGGATCTAACCCTAAAATCAATCATTCACATGAAATACATGTTAGATCTCGATTATGTACATATAAACGGCTACTAAGTTATTATCACTTACTGCTATCCgactaaaattaaattgttaagATTTGAGGAggaaatttaaaagaaaattacatacttatctattttgAGATCTTGCGCACGAGCAGGGACCTTATTTTTGAAACGCTTGCCTTCAAgtcacgttcgaaaatatatacccatttcacgtagcacatcagaacttgttatttgcaagatgagacaggtatatgtTTTCGCACGCCAGTTGAACGctagcgattcaaaaataacgGCCATCCTTGGTATATTAGTCGACAGCCGCTAGCGACTCGTCAAAACTCAACTAATGCGGTCGAAGTGCTGCTCGTGTATAAGAGCGCTTACCTGTAATAGCATCGACTACTCTGTTCATTTCTTTTACATTTTGTCCAACATTACCAGCGATATGAGCTCCAATACTGTGCCCTATGAGATGCATCTTAGTAggagaaattccatttgctattaaaaatttaataaattcagTTATCATCCACACGACTGCATCAGCGTATGTTTTTGCAACTTTATATGTGTCCTTGGCAAGTTTGCTCCAGTCGACGATTATAACATTAAACCCAGTAGTTTTAGCATACGCTGAAAATggaaattacaacaacaaacagTACTTcaagatacagggtgttagtgacatcgtaacgaatactgagggggatgattcagacatggcttctgtaacgattacatacatcagtaagtagtaaccgggaccaacggcttcacgtgccttccgaagcacggataatctttcggacaaacaggtgatcagcctgtaatgtcctaaccaaacaagggatcacaaactgacttttgtgatatgtccccaccgggctacgaacccggggcctccggatcgtgagcataacgctcaatcactggaccacagaagctgTTATCCGGACACCTAAAACGGGTGATAGTTTTGAGCGCTTCCCATTTCTCCAATCTTAATCAATACAGATAGAGCAAAGTGTATAATGAAGCTGTTAAGAGAAGTGATCTGGGTGACTCCCGGTATGATTTGGTAAATATGCGTATGGGACCACATACTTACCAAATAATTTAATGATGGCAACATTGCATCACGTTTGTATAGTTTTTTACGGTAGATGTGGTTGTGGTTTTTGTGGTGGTATTAATGATGAGACCCATGAAACATTGGCCATAATATACATACCATCTTTTAGACTGTTTATAGCTAAAATTGTGTCATTATTACTAATCCAGCCGTGTATGATAACTTTTATTTCTTGCTTGAAATTAAAATTCGATTTCCAAAGGAGTGAGGTATCGTTAATTTTCAATTCTTGATGTGCATCGGTATTTTTTCtggaacataattttattaagtataaatatttcatacatacatagtatTACATAGGCGTTCATTAATGAGACGCAGATGCATTATTTCTTTGCAATAGTAAGGAAACGCCTCAATGATGCGTCGCTTGGAAGACAGCTCCAACAGCATCCTGGGTGTGTGGGTGGGACCGCTGGGAGTCGCCACTGAAGGCGCGATGGTTGCGGCTACACGCCCACATTCCTCCTCCCGCTAGGCGGCTCTAATTTGtgactttcttttaataaataaatatttgtctaCTAACACTAggattaagtactatgttactaacGTCTGTGGacaatagtctgaaaataaagatatttgaattAATTCATAAATCTATAGCACTCCTAACATCGAAGTTCAGAGAATTATAAACTGTTTTCCCTGCGATAGATCACCAGTCAACCGCCCACGTACTTAGAGAATCCATCATGTAGAAGAGAACGTCAAATAATTAATTGGCCAT contains:
- the LOC126370374 gene encoding lipase member H-like — encoded protein: MFLSIIALLVLPDIATSTEDYSLVTTASYETNLVKNEACEADYQNIKFYLFTRKNTDAHQELKINDTSLLWKSNFNFKQEIKVIIHGWISNNDTILAINSLKDAYAKTTGFNVIIVDWSKLAKDTYKVAKTYADAVVWMITEFIKFLIANGISPTKMHLIGHSIGAHIAGNVGQNVKEMNRVVDAITGLDPALPLYKFSLENQRLDSSDARYVEVIHSSTNSWGYRVPLGHVDFYPNGGRIQPGCDDQREQGDSTIY